One genomic region from Lycorma delicatula isolate Av1 chromosome 9, ASM4794821v1, whole genome shotgun sequence encodes:
- the LOC142330128 gene encoding UDP-glycosyltransferase UGT5-like: MEQNIVIKFVLFTFTMVLTCCSAANIFCVFPTASYSHQQPMLALSHALAAKGHNLTVITANPNKVPMKNHREIDMNFLYRLFQEDIEKVEKETGFTSQKRQGLFNSLNSAPAIFEYIAYHIFNSLQIQNLIREVNGTNYDLMIVEPFIITSLLGFSDMIGNPPIVGISTILSMSTIDIEYGNPVIPSYIAETFGFYSNHMSLWERFINLWIVLYQNLYIMNMYTRPSQEKIMRQYFGNVNRNLWDLESNKSLLIVSGDLSTSYPKPLQPNTVYVGPMHIKTPPPSLPKDLQELMDSAEDGIIYFSLGSNMKGKSVPEEKREAFLKAFKQFPKTTVLWKWEANTDLPGRPENVVTRKWLPQQSILAHPKMKVFISQVGLQSFQEAVYYGVPILGIPMFGDQDFNAKTLSNAGAGLKVEFQDINYDKVYENLKQLLTNTSYKKNMMRLSSITKDKPMSAVDTAVWWVEYILRHKGAPHLKPAALDLTWYQYYMVDIFVILMFVILMTLLTIYFIAIIVIRQLFSTKINSKKIKRN, translated from the exons Atg gaacaaaatatagtaattaaatttgtgttattcACTTTCACTATGGTTTTAACCTGCTGCAGTGCTGCCAACATATTCTGTGTATTTCCAACTGCGTCATATAGTCATCAACAACCGATGCTTGCATTAAGCCATGCTTTAGCTGCTAAAGGACATAATCTTACTGTAATAACTGCAAATCCTAATAAG gtacCGATGAAAAATCACAGAGAGATAGACATGAATTTTTTATATCGTTTGTTTCAAGAGGATATAGAAAAAGTTGAAAAGGAAACCGGATTCACATCTCAGAAAAGACAAGGActttttaattcactaaattcTGCACCAGCCATATTTGAGTATATAGCTTATCACATCTTTAATTCTTTGCAAATACAAAATTTGATcag GGAAGTTAATGGAACAAATTACGATTTAATGATCGTTGAACCATTTATTATTACTAGCTTGTTAGGATTTTCTGATATGATTGGAAATCCACCAATTGTCGGCATCTCAACAATTCTTTCAATGTCAACTATTGATATTGAATACGGTAATCCTGTAATACCTTCATATATCGCTGAAACATTTGGGTTTTACTCCAATCATATGTCACTGTGGGAACGTTTCATAAACTTATGGAttgttttatatcaaaatttatatataatgaatatgtaTACGCGACCAtcacaagaaaaaataatgagaCAGTATTTTGGAAATGTTAATCGTAATTTATGGGATCTagaatcaaataaaagtttactgATCGTTAGTGGCGACTTATCTACAAGTTATCCTAAACCACTGCAACCTAATACAGTTTATGTTGGACCGATGCACATAAAAACTCCACCACCATCTTTACCAAAG gaTCTTCAGGAATTGATGGACAGTGCTGAAGatggtattatatattttagtctCGGTAGCAACATGAAAGGTAAATCAGTGCCTGAAGAGAAACGTGAAGCATTCCTTAAAGCTTTTAAACAATTTCCAAAAACAACAGTGTTATGGAAGTGGGAAGCAAATACAGATTTACCTGGAAGACCCGAGAATGTTGTAACAAGAAAATGGTTACCACAGCAATCAATTTTAG CCCATCCAAAGATGAAGGTTTTCATAAGTCAGGTTGGTCTTCAGAGTTTTCAAGAAGCAGTTTATTATGGTGTACCAATACTTGGTATACCAATGTTTGGTGACCAAGATTTCAATGCTAAAACTTTATCTAATGCTGGTGCTGGATTGAAGGTTGAATTTCAGGATATAAATTATGATAAGGTGTACGAAAACCTAAAGCAACTTCTCACAAATACAAG ttataagaaaaatatgatgcgATTATCATCAATAACTAAAGATAAACCGATGTCAGCTGTGGATACTGCAGTCTGGTGGGTAGAATATATACTAAGACATAAAGGTGCTCCACATCTGAAGCCGGCTGCGTTAGACTTAACTTGGTACCAGTACTACATGgtggatatttttgttattttaatgttcgTCATTTTGATGActttattgacaatttattttattgcaattattgtGATTCGGcagttattttcaacaaaaattaacagtaagaaaattaaaagaaactaa